In a single window of the Gossypium hirsutum isolate 1008001.06 chromosome D02, Gossypium_hirsutum_v2.1, whole genome shotgun sequence genome:
- the LOC107910200 gene encoding mitogen-activated protein kinase homolog NTF3, giving the protein MATPVEPPNGIHYQGKHYYSMWRTLFEIDTKYVPIKPIGKGAYGIVCSSVNRETDDKVAIKKINNAFDNPVDALRTLRELKLLRHLRHENVIALKDVMMPIHRRSFKDVYLVYELMDTDLHQIIKSPQALSNDHCQYFLFQLLRGLKYLHSANILHRDLKPGNLLINANCDLKICDFGLARTSNAKGQFMTEYVVTRWYRAPELLLCCDNYGTSIDVWSVGCIFAELLGRKPIFPGTECLNQLKLIINILGSQKEEDLEFIDNPKARNYIKSLPYSHGIPFSCLYPNAHPLAIDLLQKMLVFDPSKRIGVTEALQHPYMAPLYDPNCNPPAQVPIDLDIDEDLGEEMIREIMWKEMLYYHPEAANANGEVCV; this is encoded by the exons ATGGCAACACCAGTTGAGCCTCCTAATGGTATTCATTACCAAGGAAAACATTACTATTCCATGTGGAGAACATTATTCGAAATCGACACCAAATATGTGCCGATCAAGCCTATTGGGAAAGGGGCATATGGTATCGTTTGCTCTTCTGTGAATCGCGAAACAGACGACAAAGTTGCCATTAAAAAGATAAACAATGCCTTTGACAACCCTGTTGATGCACTGAGAACTTTGCGTGAATTGAAGCTTCTTAGACATCTTAGACATGAAAACGTGATTGCTTTGAAAGATGTTATGATGCCAATTCATAGGAGAAGCTTCAAGGATGTTTATCTAGTTTATGAACTTATGGATACGGATTTGCATCAAATTATTAAGTCTCCCCAAGCTCTTTCAAATGATCACTGTCAGTATTTCCTCTTCCAG TTACTTCGAGGTTTGAAGTATCTTCACTCAGCAAATATTCTCCACCGTGACCTGAAGCCAGGAAATCTTCTTATAAATGCAAATTGTGACCTTAAAATTTGCGACTTTGGATTGGCACGCACTAGCAATGCCAAGGGTCAATTCATGACAGAGTATGTTGTCACTCGCTGGTACAGGGCCCCTGAGCTTCTCCTTTGCTGCGACAACTATGGAACATCCATCGATGTGTGGTCTGTTGGATGCATCTTTGCGGAGCTTCTTGGCCGAAAACCCATCTTCCCTGGTACAGAGTGTCTCAACCAACTTAAGCTGATCATCAACATACTTGGCAGCCAGAAGGAAGAGGATCTTGAATTTATAGATAACCCCAAGGCAAGGAACTACATTAAATCACTCCCATATTCCCATGGAATCCCCTTTTCTTGTCTTTATCCAAATGCCCATCCTTTGGCAATTGATTTACTGCAAAAAATGCTAGTTTTTGACCCTTCAAAAAGGATTGGTGTAACTGAAGCACTCCAACACCCTTACATGGCACCCTTGTACGATCCCAACTGCAATCCTCCAGCCCAAGTGCCAATTGATCTTGACATAGATGAGGATTTAGGGGAAGAAATGATCAGGGAGATAATGTGGAAGGAAATGCTTTATTACCATCCTGAAGCTGCTAATGCTAATGGTGAGGTGTGTGTCTAA